Proteins from a single region of Thermodesulfobacteriota bacterium:
- a CDS encoding type II toxin-antitoxin system VapC family toxin, whose amino-acid sequence MRQVLLDTNAYVAFKRGMPEAVSIVQMADRIGLASVVLGELLAGFLGGRQEAVNRSELAEFVASSRVLCLQVGERTAEYYAAVFHSLRRKGRPIPTNDLWIAATALEHGFKLFSFDSHFSAIDGLLVACHPEGFLP is encoded by the coding sequence ATGAGACAGGTGCTGTTGGACACCAATGCCTATGTGGCCTTCAAGCGAGGCATGCCGGAGGCCGTGAGCATCGTTCAGATGGCGGACAGGATCGGTCTGGCCAGCGTGGTCCTTGGTGAGCTGCTGGCCGGATTCTTGGGCGGGCGGCAGGAGGCCGTGAACCGGAGCGAGCTTGCCGAATTCGTGGCCTCCTCCCGGGTGCTTTGCTTGCAGGTGGGTGAGCGGACAGCCGAGTACTATGCGGCGGTCTTCCACAGCCTGCGTCGTAAGGGACGTCCCATTCCCACCAACGACTTGTGGATCGCAGCTACCGCACTTGAACACGGCTTCAAGCTCTTCTCCTTCGACAGCCATTTCTCAGCCATCGATGGGCTGTTGGTGGCCTGCCATCCCGAAGGCTTCCTCCCTTGA
- a CDS encoding tetratricopeptide repeat protein: MKGLVLLVLGIATPAAAGEAELVFDQVRRSVVTVTALDERGQAEWEGSGVAVAEGQVLTNCHVIDDAQEVRVHLADQDLPARPHLADRPRDLCVLAVPGLAAAPVRTRPFAAVFVGERVYAVGNPLGLGLAVSAGLIAALDQEEPGIYTTAPLSPGSSGGGLFDAQGRLVGITTRVLAFAQNFNLALPADWVAEVASRGVVVTDPPAPPEPDPNWLARAEALRLAAEWPGLVDWAARWRSEYPTSAVAATFQGQALSNLGRPVEAKVALLEAAGLEPRNELVWPYLAIVRRTLGEEEAAQDLGHAMALAPKLGYLWRIQAEWQLQDGDLPASLVSLQESLRREPGDPETWALLGQVQFRLGDQTAAVEAYRAAVRLKPADAVAQSGLAMALAAAGRLDEARSVLAAAAGLPERDARVWLRIGELLEQQSSHGQAEEAFRQALSLDPALVEAAHRLAGSLRKTRRLAEAAAVLRQALGSQSENASLWMDLGRTLLGQGDPVAAMAALEQACALDRSLASAWRLLSEVRFDTGDLSGALAALEQVTRLRPQDAQVWAELGRVQQRMGRPEEAFVAFTEAARLDPENEMALQGLTAHHGSRQEHERSLAYAERSVALSPGSPAAWSNKGYALLKLGRYAEAAEALETAVRLQPDRSNSLINLGEAFLRQGQLGQAITTLEKAIRVAPAAPDARLFAAQAYAASGQLGPAAQHLTALTEITPGFAPGWAMLTLVLLDQNRPQEAKTAYGRLRDLSAALAQETRSRALTQGLPGAAALAE, encoded by the coding sequence ATGAAGGGCCTGGTGCTGCTTGTTCTGGGAATAGCCACGCCGGCCGCGGCCGGTGAGGCCGAGCTGGTCTTCGACCAGGTGCGGCGCTCCGTGGTGACCGTCACGGCCTTGGATGAGCGCGGGCAGGCGGAGTGGGAGGGCAGCGGTGTCGCCGTCGCCGAGGGCCAGGTGCTCACCAACTGCCATGTGATCGACGACGCCCAGGAGGTTCGGGTGCACCTGGCGGATCAGGATCTTCCTGCCCGGCCGCATCTCGCTGACCGGCCGCGGGACCTGTGCGTCCTTGCCGTCCCGGGCCTCGCCGCCGCCCCCGTTCGGACGCGGCCGTTCGCCGCCGTGTTTGTCGGCGAACGGGTCTATGCCGTGGGCAACCCTCTGGGGTTGGGCCTGGCGGTGAGCGCTGGTCTCATTGCGGCGCTGGACCAGGAGGAGCCAGGCATCTACACCACGGCTCCCTTGTCGCCCGGCTCCAGCGGTGGTGGTCTCTTTGACGCCCAGGGCCGGCTGGTCGGCATCACCACCCGGGTTCTGGCCTTTGCCCAGAATTTCAACCTCGCTCTGCCCGCCGACTGGGTGGCCGAAGTCGCCAGCCGCGGGGTCGTGGTGACAGACCCGCCGGCACCGCCCGAGCCGGACCCCAACTGGCTCGCCCGGGCCGAGGCCCTGCGTCTGGCCGCTGAATGGCCAGGGCTGGTCGACTGGGCCGCCCGCTGGCGCAGCGAGTATCCCACCTCAGCCGTGGCCGCCACCTTTCAGGGGCAGGCCCTGTCCAACCTTGGCCGCCCTGTGGAGGCCAAGGTCGCGCTCCTGGAGGCGGCAGGCCTTGAGCCCAGGAATGAGCTGGTCTGGCCGTACCTGGCGATCGTTCGCCGCACCCTGGGGGAAGAGGAGGCCGCCCAGGACCTTGGCCACGCCATGGCCCTGGCGCCAAAGCTCGGCTATCTCTGGCGGATTCAGGCCGAGTGGCAGCTGCAGGATGGCGACCTGCCGGCGTCTCTGGTCTCCCTGCAGGAATCCCTGCGGCGAGAGCCGGGTGACCCGGAGACCTGGGCGCTCCTGGGCCAGGTCCAATTCAGGCTCGGGGATCAGACAGCGGCGGTCGAGGCCTACCGGGCAGCGGTGCGCCTCAAGCCGGCCGATGCGGTTGCCCAGAGTGGCCTGGCCATGGCCCTGGCCGCCGCGGGACGCCTGGACGAGGCCCGCTCGGTGCTGGCGGCCGCCGCCGGGCTGCCCGAGCGCGATGCCAGGGTCTGGCTGCGGATTGGCGAGCTGCTGGAGCAGCAGAGCTCCCACGGGCAGGCGGAGGAGGCCTTCCGTCAGGCCTTGTCCCTGGATCCCGCGCTCGTGGAGGCGGCACACCGATTGGCTGGATCTTTGAGGAAGACCAGACGCCTGGCCGAGGCGGCCGCAGTGCTCCGGCAGGCCCTGGGCAGCCAGTCGGAGAACGCGTCTCTGTGGATGGACCTGGGCCGGACCCTCCTGGGGCAAGGGGACCCGGTCGCGGCCATGGCGGCCCTGGAACAGGCCTGCGCCCTCGACCGCAGCCTTGCCAGCGCCTGGCGTCTCCTGTCCGAGGTCCGATTCGACACCGGGGACCTGAGCGGCGCCTTGGCGGCCCTGGAGCAGGTGACCCGGCTGCGGCCCCAGGACGCCCAGGTGTGGGCCGAGCTGGGGCGGGTGCAGCAGCGCATGGGGCGGCCCGAGGAGGCCTTCGTGGCCTTCACCGAGGCCGCCCGTCTCGACCCGGAGAACGAGATGGCCCTGCAAGGACTGACCGCTCACCACGGCTCGCGCCAGGAGCATGAGCGGTCTTTGGCCTATGCCGAGCGGAGCGTGGCGCTGTCCCCTGGCTCACCTGCGGCCTGGAGCAACAAGGGCTATGCCCTTCTCAAGCTGGGGCGCTATGCCGAGGCCGCCGAGGCCTTGGAGACAGCGGTCAGGCTGCAGCCGGACAGGAGCAACAGCCTGATCAACCTGGGTGAGGCGTTCTTGCGCCAGGGACAGCTGGGCCAAGCCATCACCACCCTGGAGAAGGCCATCCGCGTGGCGCCTGCGGCCCCGGACGCCCGCCTCTTTGCAGCCCAGGCCTATGCCGCCAGCGGGCAGCTCGGCCCGGCAGCCCAGCATCTGACCGCCCTGACAGAGATCACCCCAGGCTTCGCACCGGGCTGGGCCATGCTGACCCTGGTCCTCCTGGACCAGAACCGGCCCCAGGAGGCGAAGACTGCCTACGGTCGCCTCCGGGACTTGAGCGCGGCCCTGGCCCAGGAGACACGGAGCCGGGCCCTGACCCAGGGCCTGCCCGGGGCAGCCGCGCTGGCGGAGTAA